A section of the Rhizobium sp. Pop5 genome encodes:
- a CDS encoding lipoprotein yields the protein MQKSLPHLIRLTAVLAVIGLAVAGCGRKGDLDPPSAKATKEGDVSKPTKQPGTVDKPFLLDPLL from the coding sequence ATGCAGAAGAGCTTGCCGCACCTCATCCGCCTGACGGCGGTGCTCGCCGTCATCGGCCTTGCCGTTGCCGGATGCGGACGCAAGGGCGACCTCGATCCACCGAGTGCTAAGGCAACGAAGGAAGGCGACGTTTCCAAACCGACGAAACAGCCGGGCACCGTCGACAAACCTTTCCTTCTCGATCCCCTTCTGTAA
- a CDS encoding response regulator → MARILITEDEDSLRSFVARALRLDGHETDEAADGAEGLEKLKDGVYDLLLSDIRMPVMDGIELAHQAKDAFPGLKILLMTGYAEQRERADDLAEKIIDVVAKPFALPDIRKAVARALVA, encoded by the coding sequence ATGGCAAGAATTCTGATTACGGAAGACGAGGACTCCCTGCGGTCTTTCGTAGCCCGGGCCCTGCGGCTCGACGGTCATGAGACCGATGAGGCAGCCGACGGCGCCGAAGGGCTGGAGAAGCTAAAGGACGGGGTCTACGATCTCCTGCTTTCGGATATCCGCATGCCCGTGATGGATGGTATCGAGCTTGCCCATCAGGCAAAAGACGCCTTTCCAGGCCTGAAGATCCTGCTGATGACCGGCTATGCCGAGCAGCGCGAGCGGGCCGACGACCTTGCCGAAAAGATCATCGACGTCGTCGCCAAGCCATTCGCGCTTCCCGATATCCGCAAAGCCGTCGCCCGGGCGCTCGTCGCCTAG
- the argH gene encoding argininosuccinate lyase, translating into MAENNTDTKSSNQMWGGRFASGPDAIMEEINASIGFDKKLFAQDIRGSVAHATMLAHQGIISAEDKDKIVHGLNTILSEIESGNFEFSRQLEDIHMNVEARLATLIGPAAGRLHTARSRNDQVALDFRLWVKEELQKTERMLTDLIAAFLDRAEEHAESVMPGFTHLQTAQPVTFGHHCMAYVEMFGRDRSRVRHAIEHLDESPIGAAALAGTGYPIDRHMTAKALGFREPTRNSIDTVSDRDFAIEFLSIAAIAGMHLSRLAEEIVIWSTPQFGFVRLSDAFSTGSSIMPQKKNPDAAELVRAKTGRINGSLVALLTIMKGLPLAYSKDMQEDKEQVFDAAESLELAIAAMTGMVRDMTVNTARMKAAAGSGYSTATDLADWLVREAGLPFRDAHHVTGRAVALAESKGCDLSELSLSDLQAIHADITDKVYDVLTVEASVASRKSFGGTAPSEVRKQIAFWRARN; encoded by the coding sequence ATGGCCGAGAACAATACGGACACCAAATCCTCCAACCAGATGTGGGGTGGGCGCTTCGCCTCCGGCCCGGACGCGATCATGGAGGAGATAAATGCCTCGATCGGTTTCGACAAGAAGCTATTCGCCCAGGATATCCGAGGTTCGGTCGCCCACGCGACGATGCTCGCCCATCAGGGGATCATTTCGGCCGAAGATAAGGACAAGATCGTTCACGGGCTAAACACGATCCTGTCAGAAATCGAAAGCGGCAACTTCGAATTTTCGCGGCAGCTCGAAGACATCCACATGAATGTCGAAGCACGCCTGGCGACGCTGATCGGTCCCGCCGCCGGCCGGCTGCATACCGCCCGCTCGCGCAACGACCAGGTGGCGCTCGACTTCCGGCTCTGGGTGAAGGAAGAGCTGCAGAAGACCGAACGGATGCTGACCGACCTGATCGCCGCCTTCCTCGACCGCGCCGAGGAACATGCCGAAAGTGTCATGCCGGGCTTTACTCATCTGCAGACCGCCCAGCCCGTCACCTTCGGCCATCATTGCATGGCCTATGTCGAGATGTTCGGCCGCGACCGTTCGCGCGTGCGCCACGCCATCGAGCATCTGGACGAAAGCCCGATCGGTGCCGCCGCCCTTGCCGGCACCGGCTATCCCATCGACCGCCATATGACCGCCAAGGCACTTGGCTTCCGCGAGCCGACCCGCAATTCGATCGATACGGTCTCCGACCGCGATTTCGCCATCGAGTTTCTGTCGATCGCGGCGATCGCGGGCATGCACCTGTCGCGTCTTGCCGAGGAGATCGTCATCTGGTCGACCCCACAATTCGGTTTCGTGCGCCTCTCCGACGCGTTTTCGACCGGTTCGTCGATCATGCCGCAGAAGAAGAACCCTGACGCGGCCGAACTGGTGCGCGCCAAGACCGGCCGCATCAACGGCTCGCTGGTGGCGCTGCTGACGATCATGAAGGGCTTGCCGCTCGCCTATTCCAAGGACATGCAGGAAGACAAGGAACAGGTCTTCGACGCCGCCGAGAGCCTGGAACTGGCGATCGCCGCCATGACCGGCATGGTGCGCGACATGACCGTCAACACCGCGCGGATGAAGGCGGCCGCCGGCTCCGGCTATTCGACGGCGACCGATCTTGCCGACTGGCTGGTGCGCGAAGCGGGCCTGCCTTTCCGTGATGCCCATCACGTCACCGGCCGCGCCGTCGCGCTTGCCGAAAGCAAGGGCTGCGATCTCTCGGAGTTGTCGCTATCCGACCTGCAGGCGATTCATGCCGATATCACCGACAAGGTCTACGACGTGCTGACCGTGGAGGCCTCGGTCGCCAGCCGCAAGAGCTTCGGCGGCACGGCGCCCTCCGAAGTACGCAAGCAGATCGCCTTCTGGCGCGCCCGCAATTGA
- the lysA gene encoding diaminopimelate decarboxylase: MNHFEYRDGILHAENVPVPEIAKAVGTPFYVYSTATLERHYRVFSEAFADVDSMVCYAMKANSNQAVLKTLGRLGAGIDVVSEGELRRALAAGIPAERIMFSGVGKTPQEMDFALEAGIYCFNVESEPELEILNQRAVNAGKKAPVSFRINPDVDARTHAKISTGKKENKFGISWERARAIYAHAAKLPGIEVTGIDMHIGSQITELQPFDDAFKLLRDLVATLRADGHTIHHVDIGGGLGVPYKDDNNPPPLPDAYAAIVKNQLRGLNCRIITEPGRLIVGNAGILVTEVLYVKDGGEKTFVIVDGAMNDLIRPTLYEAYHEIRPVTISAANAPRIRADVVGPVCETGDYLALDREMAMPKPGDLMAVSTAGAYGAVQAGTYNSRLLVPEVLVKGGDFHVIRPRRTYAELISLDSVPAWLD; this comes from the coding sequence GTGAACCACTTCGAATACCGCGATGGCATCCTCCACGCCGAGAACGTTCCCGTTCCCGAGATCGCTAAGGCGGTCGGCACGCCCTTCTACGTCTACTCCACCGCGACGCTGGAGCGCCATTACCGCGTCTTCTCCGAAGCCTTCGCCGATGTCGACTCCATGGTCTGCTATGCCATGAAGGCGAATTCGAACCAGGCAGTATTAAAGACGCTGGGCCGCCTCGGCGCCGGCATCGACGTCGTGTCGGAAGGCGAGCTGCGCCGCGCGCTTGCCGCCGGTATTCCGGCTGAGCGCATCATGTTTTCGGGCGTCGGCAAGACGCCGCAGGAAATGGATTTCGCCCTCGAGGCCGGCATCTACTGCTTCAACGTCGAATCCGAGCCGGAACTCGAAATCCTCAACCAGCGCGCTGTCAACGCTGGCAAGAAGGCCCCGGTCTCCTTCCGCATCAATCCTGACGTCGATGCGAGGACACATGCGAAGATCTCGACCGGCAAGAAGGAAAACAAGTTCGGCATCTCCTGGGAGCGCGCCCGCGCCATCTATGCCCATGCCGCCAAGCTGCCGGGCATCGAGGTCACCGGCATCGACATGCATATCGGCAGCCAGATCACCGAGCTGCAGCCCTTCGACGACGCCTTCAAGCTGCTGCGCGATCTCGTCGCGACGTTGCGCGCCGACGGCCACACCATCCACCACGTCGATATCGGCGGCGGCCTCGGCGTCCCCTATAAGGACGACAACAATCCGCCACCGCTGCCCGACGCCTATGCGGCAATCGTCAAGAACCAGCTGCGTGGCCTGAACTGCCGGATCATCACCGAGCCCGGTCGGCTGATCGTCGGCAATGCCGGCATCCTGGTGACCGAAGTCCTCTATGTGAAGGACGGCGGCGAAAAGACCTTCGTCATCGTCGACGGCGCGATGAACGATCTCATCCGCCCGACGCTTTACGAGGCCTACCACGAGATCCGCCCGGTGACGATTTCGGCGGCGAACGCCCCGCGCATCCGCGCCGACGTGGTCGGCCCTGTCTGCGAGACCGGCGATTATCTGGCGCTCGACCGAGAAATGGCGATGCCGAAGCCCGGCGACCTTATGGCCGTCAGCACCGCCGGCGCCTATGGTGCGGTTCAGGCAGGCACCTACAACAGCCGCCTGCTGGTGCCCGAGGTACTGGTCAAGGGCGGTGATTTCCATGTGATTCGCCCGCGCCGAACCTATGCCGAGCTGATCAGCCTCGATTCGGTTCCGGCCTGGCTCGACTGA
- the hpt gene encoding hypoxanthine phosphoribosyltransferase produces MPVVRGKNIEPLFTAEQIAERNHAMAREIANGPTKDLLVIAVLKGSFIFAADLIRALHDTGLAPEVEFITLSSYGIGTVSQGVRIVKDIDSDVHGRDVLLIDDILESGRTLLFAKELLFERGARNVTIAVLLDKRVKRKEKLEADYVGFECPDYFVVGYGMDVAYAFRELPFVGVVTGDA; encoded by the coding sequence ATGCCTGTCGTGCGCGGAAAAAACATCGAGCCGCTCTTCACCGCCGAGCAGATCGCCGAGCGCAATCATGCGATGGCACGGGAGATCGCCAACGGCCCGACCAAGGACCTGCTCGTCATCGCCGTGCTCAAGGGGTCGTTCATTTTCGCCGCCGACTTGATTCGCGCCCTGCATGACACCGGGCTCGCCCCGGAGGTCGAGTTCATTACGCTCTCGAGCTACGGCATCGGCACGGTTTCGCAGGGCGTGCGCATCGTCAAGGATATCGACAGCGACGTGCACGGCCGCGATGTGCTGCTGATCGACGACATCCTCGAATCCGGCCGCACGCTGCTCTTTGCCAAAGAGCTGCTTTTCGAACGCGGCGCGCGTAACGTCACGATCGCCGTGCTGCTCGACAAGCGCGTCAAGCGCAAGGAAAAGCTGGAGGCTGACTATGTCGGCTTCGAATGCCCCGACTATTTCGTCGTCGGCTACGGCATGGATGTCGCCTATGCCTTTCGCGAATTGCCGTTCGTCGGTGTCGTGACGGGGGACGCCTGA
- a CDS encoding TIGR02302 family protein produces the protein MTSPSRQKKGAFALRPSLARLVTAKRMLARIVLFFEQLLPPLMPVLSVIAFYLCASWFGLFRSVPDWLRILLLIAFAAAFLASLLPFRKLRWPDVADADRMLEERNGLPHQPITVQEDEPAFDSRFAYALWREHQARMAEKIAALDAGTPKPDIAAHDRFALRAIPALLLVTAFGYSLSINGGSVSDAFQAATEQVTVDPAVRIDAWVTPPSYTGRAPVYLTADGSERAPIGIPQFSGLTVRVSGGTTAEKVVFRKANGEAQDIAVQTDTKPQQPAAPAGGQPDGAPAGQALFAQTHVMKLEENGALEVNGRRWSFNVLPDKAPEIAFDGMPKPSVNGALEIGFTVKDDYGVQEAHAEIVPLENDPSATPLYPLPEYRLEIPRRNARDAKGVTSRNLTEHPLSGKRVRITLVAKDGAGQTGRSPPYEMTLPSRPFNEPLAAAVAEERQVFALDTRRMPQAIALNEALTIRPEETIPKLTNYLLLQSALARMKLANGEDALKDTAQYLWEIALGMEDGDLSLAERKLREAQQKLADALNRNAPDEEIKKLMDELRKAMQDYLSELAQRMQNAPMQPNQNAQNFLRQQDLERMMDQIENLARSGNRDAAQQMLSELQRMMNNLQAGRPQRGQQGQENSEARKQIDKLGEILRDQQKLMEQTFRLDQQLKDRMQRGEPDMGENDPLLDEMNPGENGEPQNQRQGQQGQGQQPSDQMTSEQLREALKQLRAQQDALGKQLGELQKKLGEMGMKPGPGFGQAQREMEGAGRELGQGRGDTAVENQGRALEALRQGARDMMNQMMQAQQGQQGQGPNGQVGQGEQNGRDPLGRLRRTEGPDLGDNKVKVPDEIDVQRAREILDAIREKLSNNPPQEMERRYLERLLDIQ, from the coding sequence ATGACAAGCCCCTCAAGGCAGAAGAAAGGTGCATTTGCGCTCCGCCCTTCGCTCGCCCGACTAGTGACGGCGAAACGTATGCTGGCGCGCATCGTGCTCTTCTTCGAGCAGTTGCTGCCGCCTCTGATGCCGGTCCTGTCGGTAATCGCCTTCTATCTCTGCGCTTCCTGGTTCGGACTCTTCCGTAGCGTGCCCGACTGGCTGCGCATCCTGCTGCTGATCGCGTTCGCCGCCGCTTTCCTTGCCTCGCTCCTCCCCTTCCGCAAGCTGCGCTGGCCTGATGTCGCCGACGCCGACCGGATGCTGGAAGAGCGCAACGGCCTGCCGCACCAGCCGATCACCGTCCAGGAAGACGAGCCGGCCTTCGATTCGCGCTTCGCGTATGCACTCTGGCGCGAACACCAGGCGCGCATGGCCGAAAAGATCGCCGCCCTCGATGCCGGCACGCCGAAGCCCGATATCGCCGCACATGACCGTTTCGCCCTTCGCGCCATCCCGGCGCTGCTGCTCGTCACCGCCTTCGGCTATTCGCTGTCGATCAACGGTGGCTCGGTCAGTGACGCATTTCAGGCCGCAACCGAGCAGGTGACGGTCGATCCGGCGGTGCGCATCGACGCCTGGGTGACGCCGCCTTCCTATACCGGCCGCGCGCCGGTCTATCTCACAGCTGACGGCAGCGAGCGAGCGCCGATCGGCATTCCGCAGTTTTCGGGTCTGACCGTGCGCGTCAGCGGTGGAACGACGGCCGAGAAGGTCGTGTTCCGCAAAGCGAACGGCGAAGCTCAGGATATTGCTGTGCAGACCGACACAAAGCCGCAGCAGCCGGCGGCACCCGCCGGAGGGCAGCCGGACGGCGCCCCCGCTGGCCAGGCTCTTTTCGCTCAGACGCACGTCATGAAGCTTGAGGAAAACGGTGCGCTGGAGGTCAACGGCCGCCGCTGGAGTTTCAACGTTCTCCCCGACAAGGCGCCGGAGATCGCCTTCGATGGCATGCCGAAGCCGAGCGTCAACGGTGCGCTCGAAATCGGCTTCACCGTCAAGGACGATTACGGGGTGCAGGAAGCCCACGCCGAGATCGTTCCTCTGGAAAACGATCCGAGCGCAACGCCGCTCTATCCGTTGCCGGAATATCGGTTGGAGATTCCCCGCCGCAACGCTCGCGACGCCAAGGGCGTGACCAGCCGGAACCTGACCGAACATCCGCTTTCCGGCAAGCGCGTGCGCATCACCCTCGTCGCCAAGGACGGGGCCGGCCAGACCGGCCGCAGCCCGCCTTATGAGATGACGCTGCCGTCGCGGCCCTTCAACGAGCCGCTGGCTGCCGCAGTCGCCGAGGAGCGGCAGGTTTTCGCGCTCGATACGCGCAGGATGCCGCAGGCGATCGCGTTGAACGAGGCACTGACCATTCGTCCGGAGGAGACGATCCCCAAGCTCACCAACTACCTGCTTCTGCAATCCGCGCTGGCGCGGATGAAGCTCGCTAATGGTGAGGATGCGCTGAAGGATACGGCCCAGTATCTCTGGGAGATCGCGCTCGGCATGGAGGACGGCGATCTTTCGCTTGCCGAGCGCAAGCTGCGCGAAGCCCAGCAGAAGCTTGCCGATGCGTTGAACCGCAATGCACCGGACGAGGAGATCAAGAAGCTGATGGACGAGCTGCGCAAGGCGATGCAGGATTACCTGAGCGAGCTTGCCCAGCGAATGCAGAACGCGCCGATGCAGCCGAACCAGAATGCGCAGAACTTCCTGCGCCAGCAGGATCTGGAACGGATGATGGACCAGATCGAAAATCTTGCCCGTTCCGGCAATCGCGACGCCGCCCAGCAGATGTTGTCGGAATTGCAGCGCATGATGAACAATCTGCAGGCGGGCCGCCCGCAGCGGGGCCAGCAAGGCCAGGAAAACAGCGAGGCCCGCAAGCAGATCGACAAGCTCGGCGAGATCCTGCGTGACCAGCAGAAGCTGATGGAGCAGACCTTCCGCCTCGATCAGCAGCTCAAGGACCGCATGCAGCGCGGCGAACCTGATATGGGCGAGAACGACCCGCTGCTCGACGAGATGAACCCCGGAGAGAACGGCGAGCCGCAGAACCAGCGGCAAGGCCAGCAGGGTCAGGGCCAGCAACCCTCCGACCAGATGACTTCAGAGCAGCTTAGGGAAGCCTTGAAACAGTTGCGCGCCCAGCAGGACGCGCTCGGCAAGCAGCTCGGCGAATTGCAGAAAAAGCTGGGTGAGATGGGCATGAAACCCGGCCCGGGCTTCGGCCAGGCCCAACGCGAAATGGAAGGCGCCGGCCGTGAACTCGGCCAGGGCCGCGGCGACACGGCCGTCGAGAATCAGGGCCGCGCGCTGGAAGCGCTGCGCCAGGGTGCCCGCGACATGATGAATCAGATGATGCAGGCACAGCAGGGCCAGCAGGGGCAAGGCCCAAATGGCCAGGTGGGCCAGGGCGAGCAGAATGGCCGCGATCCGCTCGGACGGCTGCGGCGTACCGAGGGACCGGATCTCGGCGACAACAAGGTGAAGGTGCCTGACGAAATCGACGTCCAGCGTGCACGAGAAATCCTCGACGCGATCCGCGAGAAGCTCAGCAACAATCCCCCGCAGGAGATGGAACGGCGGTATCTCGAACGGCTTCTGGACATCCAGTAA